The following coding sequences lie in one Arachis hypogaea cultivar Tifrunner chromosome 9, arahy.Tifrunner.gnm2.J5K5, whole genome shotgun sequence genomic window:
- the LOC112712310 gene encoding beta-hexosaminidase 1, whose protein sequence is MKLWPLPTWHTAFACALFFTALTLCVSEAVAAGTLNPTPRSSPSLPFIWPLPAAFTFGNHTLSVDPALSLAGNAASSAILRAAFDRYRGIVFKHSDRYGFLRTLRTTYDVSKLQINVQSHSDQLQLGVDESYSLFVSNAELHSGVVTIEANTVFGALRGLETFSQLCSFDYTTKTVQINKAPWSIRDKPRFAYRGLMLDTSRHYLPIDVIKQIIESMSYAKLNVLHWHIIDEQSFPLEVPSYPNLWKGSYTKWERYTVEDAYEIVNFSRMRGINVMAEVDVPGHAASWGVGYPSLWPSPSCKEPLDVSKNFTFDVLSGILSDMRKIFPFELFHLGGDEVNTDCWSNTSQVTHWLSQNRLTPKAAYEYFVLKAQEIALSKRWSPVNWEETFNSFPAKLHPQTVVHNWLGPGVCPKAVAKGFRCIFSNQGVWYLDHLDVPWEDVYTAEPLEGIRKVSEQKLVLGGEVCMWGETVDTSDVQQTIWPRAAAAAERLWSPRDHTTRNINITTLPRLQYFRCLLNRRGVAAAPVTNFYGRTAPTGPGSCFDQ, encoded by the exons ATGAAGCTGTGGCCCCTACCCACGTGGCACACGGCATTTGCATGCGCACTCTTCTTCACTGCTTTAACACTTTGCGTCTCTGAAGCTGTTGCTGCTGGAACACTCAACCCAACACCGCGCTCTTCGCCTTCGCTACCTTTCATTTGGCCACTCCCTGCCGCATTCACCTTCGGCAATCACACTCTCTCCGTCGACCCTGCCCTCTCTCTCGCCGGAAATGCCGCCTCCTCCGCCATTCTCAGGGCGGCGTTTGATAGGTACAGAGGGATCGTCTTCAAGCACTCTGATCGCTATGGTTTTCTCAGAACTCTCAGGACTACCTATGATGTTTCCAAATTGCAGATCAATGTTCAATCTCACAGCGACCAG CTTCAACTTGGAGTGGATGAAAGCTATAGTTTGTTCGTTTCAAATGCCGAGTTGCATTCCGGAGTAGTCACAATTGAG GCAAACACTGTTTTTGGTGCATTGCGTGGATTAGAG ACATTCAGTCAGTTGTGTTCGTTTGACTACACAACTAAAACGGTACAAATAAACAAGGCGCCTTGGTCCATCCGAGATAAACCTAGATTTGCATACCGTGGGCTTATGTTGG ATACATCGAGGCACTATTTACCAATTGATGTGATTAAGCAGATAATTGAATCTATGTCATATGCTAAGCTT AATGTTCTGCATTGGCATATCATAGACGAGCAGTCATTTCCTCTAGAGGTGCCGTCATATCCAAATCTGTGGAAAGGTTCTTACACAAAATGGGAACGTTACACTGTGGAGGACGCATATGAAATTGTCAA CTTTTCAAGAATGAGAG GTATAAATGTGATGGCAGAAGTGGATGTCCCTGGTCATGCAGCATCATG gGGTGTCGGATATCCTAGTCTTTGGCCATCACCCTCATGTAAGGAGCCACTAGACGTTTCAAAGAATTTTACATTTGATGTCCTTTCTGGAATTTTGTCAG ATATGAGAAAAATATTTCCATTTGAGCTATTTCATTTGGGTGGTGATGAAGTTAATACAG ATTGCTGGAGCAATACTTCTCAAGTGACTCACTG GCTTTCTCAGAACCGCTTGACTCCCAAAGCTGCATATGAATATTTTGTACTGAAGGCCCAAGAGATAGCTCTTTCGAAAAGATGGAGTCCTGTAAACTG GGAAGAAACCTTCAACTCATTTCCGGCTAAGCTCCATCCGCAGACTGTAGTTCATAACTG GTTGGGCCCTGGAGTTTGTCCAAAGGCAGTTGCAAAAGGTTTCAGGTGCATTTTCAGCAACCAAGGTGTCTGGTATTTGGACCATCTAGATGTACCATGGGAAGATGTCTATACTGCCGAGCCACTAGAAGGAATCCGAAAAGTTTCGGAACAAAAACTTGTACTTGGAGGAGAAGTTTGCATGTGGGGCGAGACGGTGGATACATCAGATGTTCAGCAAACAATATGGCCTCGAGCTGCTGCTGCAGCAG AACGCCTGTGGAGTCCGAGAGATCATACTACTAGAAACATAAACATTACGACGCTGCCGCGGTTGCAATACTTCAGATGCTTGTTGAATAGAAGAGGGGTTGCAGCTGCTCCTGTGACAAACTTCTATGGTAGGACTGCACCTACTGGTCCTGGCTCATGCTTTGATCAATGA
- the LOC112712311 gene encoding uncharacterized protein isoform X2 has protein sequence MSIMASTTKLNMKLLVDTKREKVLFAEASKEVIDFLFHFLQLPLATVVKLLTTKGAVGCIGNLYQSVETLNDTYYLQPNQPKHFLLNPKIPLSSPLISALLPPNGGGGEGQSESIPLKLYGCRSCSSYTVTDLYNSKCSTCGLGYMTREVKYISKNDQVKDSSFNSNSNGFVKEVVTYTVTDDLVIEPMSTISCITMLNQFSVKDVGVLKEKVVELGMPEVIIIRAMLRGQQFY, from the coding sequence ATGTCGATAATGGCGTCCACTACAAAACTGAACATGAAGCTCCTCGTTGACACAAAGCGCGAGAAAGTTCTCTTCGCTGAAGCATCCAAAGAAGTGATAGACTTCCTCTTCCACTTTCTTCAGCTGCCACTGGCTACCGTAGTGAAGCTCTTAACCACCAAAGGAGCGGTTGGTTGCATAGGGAATCTATATCAGAGCGTGGAAACCCTAAACGACACTTATTACTTacaaccaaatcaacctaaacATTTTCTCTTGAACCCTAAGATTCCTCTCTCTTCACCTCTCATCTCTGCTCTTCTCCCTCCAAATGGCGGCGGCGGTGAAGGTCAATCGGAGTCTATCCCGTTGAAGCTGTACGGATGCAGAAGTTGCAGCAGTTATACGGTTACAGATTTGTATAACTCTAAATGCAGCACGTGTGGGCTTGGTTATATGACTAGAGAAGTCAAATACATAAGCAAGAATGATCAAGTCAAAGATTCTTCTTTTAACAGCAACAGTAATGGATTTGTGAAGGAGGTTGTGACTTACACGGTGACGGATGATTTGGTGATTGAGCCAATGTCAACCATATCTTGCATCACCATGCTTAATCAGTTCAGTGTTAAGGATGTTGGtgtcttgaaggagaaggttgtTGAATTGGGGATGCCAGAGGTAATAATAATAAGAGCAATGCTACGgggccagcagttttattga
- the LOC112712311 gene encoding uncharacterized protein isoform X1, translating into MSIMASTTKLNMKLLVDTKREKVLFAEASKEVIDFLFHFLQLPLATVVKLLTTKGAVGCIGNLYQSVETLNDTYYLQPNQPKHFLLNPKIPLSSPLISALLPPNGGGGEGQSESIPLKLYGCRSCSSYTVTDLYNSKCSTCGLGYMTREVKYISKNDQVKDSSFNSNSNGFVKEVVTYTVTDDLVIEPMSTISCITMLNQFSVKDVGVLKEKVVELGMPEGVKLLRASLQSEMVLTNVFLKNSENTSFHLI; encoded by the exons ATGTCGATAATGGCGTCCACTACAAAACTGAACATGAAGCTCCTCGTTGACACAAAGCGCGAGAAAGTTCTCTTCGCTGAAGCATCCAAAGAAGTGATAGACTTCCTCTTCCACTTTCTTCAGCTGCCACTGGCTACCGTAGTGAAGCTCTTAACCACCAAAGGAGCGGTTGGTTGCATAGGGAATCTATATCAGAGCGTGGAAACCCTAAACGACACTTATTACTTacaaccaaatcaacctaaacATTTTCTCTTGAACCCTAAGATTCCTCTCTCTTCACCTCTCATCTCTGCTCTTCTCCCTCCAAATGGCGGCGGCGGTGAAGGTCAATCGGAGTCTATCCCGTTGAAGCTGTACGGATGCAGAAGTTGCAGCAGTTATACGGTTACAGATTTGTATAACTCTAAATGCAGCACGTGTGGGCTTGGTTATATGACTAGAGAAGTCAAATACATAAGCAAGAATGATCAAGTCAAAGATTCTTCTTTTAACAGCAACAGTAATGGATTTGTGAAGGAGGTTGTGACTTACACGGTGACGGATGATTTGGTGATTGAGCCAATGTCAACCATATCTTGCATCACCATGCTTAATCAGTTCAGTGTTAAGGATGTTGGtgtcttgaaggagaaggttgtTGAATTGGGGATGCCAGAG GGTGTGAAGCTACTGAGGGCTTCGCTACAGTCAGAAATGGTTTTAACCAATGTTTTTCTCAAGAATTCTGAAAACACCAGCTTTCATCTAATATGA